The Lycium barbarum isolate Lr01 chromosome 9, ASM1917538v2, whole genome shotgun sequence genome has a segment encoding these proteins:
- the LOC132611107 gene encoding uncharacterized protein LOC132611107 isoform X2, translating into MTYGNCGEPNHNARGYYRDKSTGKGSNSRKGKRPMNGNNSQSTSVRDADENETATQQSVVQAATQEFEPYSPDVGIEEDPALRPIVIYESQLKSEKLKMRSVPSGTRQIKFTGDHTGVSVHTNLPYSPVKTTWNGKETCSSGQLQMVAKNKKKAQNDGS; encoded by the exons ATGACATATGGTAACTGTGGTGAACCAAACCATAATGCAAGGGGTTATTACAGG GACAAGTCTACTGGGAAGGGGTCAAACTCAAGGAAAGGAAAAAGGCCAATGAATGGCAACAATTCACAGTCAACATCAGTTAGGGATGCAGATGAGAATGAAACTGCTACACAACAGTCTGTCGTCCAAGCCGCAACACAAGAGTTTGAACCATATAGTCCTGATGTTGGCATTGAAGAAGACCCAGCCCTAAGGCCAATAGTTATTTATGAATCACAGTTAAAGAGTGAGAAGTTGAAGATGAGAAGTGTTCCATCTGGTACAAGACAAATCAAGTTTACAGGAGATCACACTGGTGTTTCAGTTCATACTAATCTTCCTTACTCTCCAGTCAAGACAACTTGGAATGGAAAAGAAACATGCTCTTCTGGACAATTGCAGATggttgcaaaaaacaaaaaaaaggctCAAAATGATGGGAGTTAA
- the LOC132610091 gene encoding uncharacterized protein LOC132610091 — protein sequence MSQNSSASNGSRMNCNCDIAARIFTAFTHVNAGRHFYKCARPNGFKCGFWKWIDELLHPRVGDLIHNLKKENDSLKREKKALEIDLEKFLASDIEEKCGEEDEISVSNGEEFGVNNEEIVVDNEVVNKPLADVHDGKKKSTEKSTEIVDCDSYVVVLFCWVHHILGDEIDIVFLFNFNVAVVISLRICLC from the exons ATGAGCCAAAATTCGAGTGCGTCTAATGGATCGAGGATGAATTGTAACTGTGATATTGCAGCGAGGATTTTCACGGCTTTCACTCATGTGAATGCTGGGAGACACTTTTACAAGTGTGCTAGACCTAAT GGTTTTAAATGTGGTTTTTGGAAATGGATTGATGAGCTGCTCCACCCTAGAGTTGGTGATCTTATCCACAATTTGAAGAAGGAAAATGATAGTCTTAAACGTGAAAAGAAAGCTTTGGAGATTGATCTAGAAAAGTTTTTGGCATCTGATATTGAAGAAAAATGTGGTGAAGAAGATGAAATTAGTGTCTCCAATGGTGAGGAGTTCGGTGTCAATAATGAAGAGATTGTTGTCGACAATGAAGTTGTTAATAAGCCTTTGGCGGATGTTCATGATGGGAAGAAAAAATCAACGGAAAAAAGTACTgaaattgtggattgtgataGCTATGTCGTGGTGCTGTTTTGCTGGGTTCATCACATCTTGGGTGATGAAATAGATATCGTTTTCCTTTTCAATTTCAATGTGGCAGTTGTAATATCGTTAAGGATATGTTTGTGTTAG
- the LOC132611107 gene encoding uncharacterized protein LOC132611107 isoform X1, with product MILEKLEGSFIDDYNKLEAYGQELRQSNPESDVVINISKDALEEEKRKFLRMYLCFNALKKRWKSGLRPLIGLDGTFLKGRVKGILLVALGQDSMNRFFPLAWAIVDKETSRTWSWFCELLKRSLDLKEGIGITFISAMQKGLVDAVDKILPEANHRFCVRHIESNWCKKWRNGQMRKLMWWCAWSTYDEEFKDQLKKLGNLLEKATRDLVKYPPRA from the exons ATGATTCTTGAGAAGTTGGAGGGTAGTTTTATAGATGACTACAACAAGCTTGAGGCCTATGGGCAAGAGCTTAGACAGTCTAATCCCGAAAGTGATGTAGTGATAAATATCTCCAAAGATgctctagaagaagaaaaaaggaaattCTTAAGGATGTACTTGTGCTTTAATGCTTTGAAGAAACGCTGGAAATCTGGATTGAGGCCACTAATTGGCCTTGATGGTACATTCTTGAAAGGTAGAGTTAAGGGCATCTTGTTGGTTGCACTTGGACAAGATTCTATGAATCGTTTCTTTCCATTAGCTTGGGCAATAGTGGACAAAGAAACCAGCAGGACATGGAGCTGGTTTTGTGAGCTACTGAAGAGGTCTTTGGACCTTAAAGAAGGTATTGGGATCACATTCATTTCAGCTATGCAAAAG GGATTGGTAGATGCTGTTGACAAGATTCTCCCTGAAGCTAATCACAGGTTCTGTGTAAGGCATATTGAGAGTAATTGGTGCAAAAAATGGAGGAATGGTCAAATGAGGAAACTTATGTGGTGGTGTGCATGGAGTACATATGATGAAGAGTTCAAGGACCAGTTGAAGAAGTTGGGAAATTTATTAGAAAAGGCTACAAGGGACTTGGTGAAATATCCACCAAGGGCATAG